One genomic segment of Hordeum vulgare subsp. vulgare chromosome 2H, MorexV3_pseudomolecules_assembly, whole genome shotgun sequence includes these proteins:
- the LOC123425791 gene encoding uncharacterized protein LOC123425791 isoform X1, whose product MNAALRLSCQFLGARGGNSVQFTEFIQNNLHLYQFRNNMPLSTAAAANFARGELATALRKAGTWEEKNLNSWANDRSNWCLEEGTTISDKYGSARSELVGELNSMPCTDVAYEGLGIQASHMYLIENNDFMVIGIISPPAVGMSTIMNELYGYDGSWPAWPRSTSSF is encoded by the exons ATGAATGCTGCTCTGCGTCTTAGTTGCCAGTTCTTGGGGGCGCGGGGCGGAAACAGTGTGCAGTTCACCGAGTTCATCCAGAACAACCTCCACCTCTACCAGTTCCGCAACAACATGCCGCtcagcaccgccgccgccgccaacttCGCCCGTGGCGAGCTCGCCACCGCCCTCCGCAAG GCTGGAACGTGGGAGGAAAAGAACCTCAATTCATGGGCTAATG ATAGAAGTAATTGGTGCTTGGAAGAAGGGACTACCATTTCAGACAAATATGGCAGTGCACGCAGTGAACTTGTGGGCGAGTTGAATTCTATGCCTTGTACCGACGTGGCATATGAAGGTCTGGGAATTCAAGCATCCCACATG TATCTGATAGAGAACAACGATTTCATGGTGATCGGAATAATCAGTCCACCTGCTGTGGGCATGTCAACCATCATGAATGAGCTTTATGGCTACGACGGAAGCTGGCCTG CATGGCCAAGGAGTACTTCAAGTTTCTGA
- the LOC123425791 gene encoding probable proteasome subunit beta type-2 isoform X2, producing MNAALRLSCQFLGARGGNSVQFTEFIQNNLHLYQFRNNMPLSTAAAANFARGELATALRKAGTWEEKNLNSWANDRSNWCLEEGTTISDKYGSARSELVGELNSMPCTDVAYEGLGIQASHMVSMQRWLDCIPGQ from the exons ATGAATGCTGCTCTGCGTCTTAGTTGCCAGTTCTTGGGGGCGCGGGGCGGAAACAGTGTGCAGTTCACCGAGTTCATCCAGAACAACCTCCACCTCTACCAGTTCCGCAACAACATGCCGCtcagcaccgccgccgccgccaacttCGCCCGTGGCGAGCTCGCCACCGCCCTCCGCAAG GCTGGAACGTGGGAGGAAAAGAACCTCAATTCATGGGCTAATG ATAGAAGTAATTGGTGCTTGGAAGAAGGGACTACCATTTCAGACAAATATGGCAGTGCACGCAGTGAACTTGTGGGCGAGTTGAATTCTATGCCTTGTACCGACGTGGCATATGAAGGTCTGGGAATTCAAGCATCCCACATGGTCAGTATGCAACGGTGGCTCGATTGTATCCCTGGACAGTAG